The segment AAAAtgaaagtcttgaaagttTATTAACCGTTAACAATGTTGGGAGGCACGACGATCGAAATAGAAGATCATCGGCTTCATCCGCAGGCAGCTTTATGGCCCAAATTGACGAAAATTCTCAGTTTAGAAAGAGCTCTTGGCTCTTTGGCCATTCTAGTACCAACAGCAGAGCTATGCGGCAGGCATCTGTGGACAGTGTGAGATCCAATACCTCCCAGGAGCTTTCAAGGCCGAAAGTTTTGAAAAACGGTCTCAACTTGAATGCTGTGAGCGGTGATGCAGAAAGCTTCCATAGCAAATGAGATGCACATCTTATGAATTGTTCGATACTATCAGCGTGCCGAGCTTTGAACCTATAAAGATCATGATTAGTATCATGCACCATTTTAGCGCTAGCTGCGTTACGCTAATAATCATTAGAAAAGGTATTTCAGAACGAAATACTTTCAGTGTTTTAGGCATGCAAAAGCTTAGCATTGCAAGAACCCAAAACCATCGGTTTCTAATGAGGTGCAGAAAAATCATCGAGCTGTGCTGGAAAGCCTTAAATATGAGCTCGAAGACCTTTTGGATGTGAGCGAACAAGCCATGAAGCTTCGCAATTCTATTATCGAGGTCTATTACTTTTTCCATTGTATTGTTCAAGTTTTGCGAGATTGCTTCAAAGCTACTCGCCACTCTGTTATTCCAGTTCGTCACATCTTCACTAATTAACTCGGCAGTTTCTTGCCAGTCAAACAAAATCTGCTCCTTCAGGGCATGCAGTGGCGAAAGGACACTGTTGGCGATCGACGGGATTATGGTGTCTTTTATCATATCGTCGTAGTCATTCAgtgcttcaaaagctcgAGCGTGTGACTTCGCCAgatcagaagaaatggtTATAATATCATCTCTGGCTAAGACCAAGAAATCTTCCCATTGCTTACCCATGCGATTGTGATTTTCAATCTGCGCATCGTATATCTTCTCAACGATTTCGTCCACTTCCGTCCACTTTTCTAAAGCCGCCCGATTTTTATCGTTGATCTCATTTGTAATGTCCATTCTGCTAAGCTCGGTTGCTATTTTATCGGTAGTGATTAGGATATCCCCAAGACTCTCGATAAGCTGCGAATCTTTTTTTTTAAGCTCCTCTAAGAATGCAACTGAGTCCCTAGTAATCAATTCCTTCATCCTATCTTTGTGGGCAATGAATTCGGTTTCtatatcttcttcattggaTTTTGCCCTTTGGCTGAAATCATCCATGTATTCTTGAAACATGTTGGCCATATTTTCCAAATGTCTTCTGGAGGCTGACTCGGTATTGCTGATTATTTCCTGAACCTGAGCTCTTAATGCATCGCTGATGTCGCTATACATCCTGGTTACATTCAAAAATAGGTCTAATATTTGCTGTTTCTCGTAAGGGAGTGAATTCTCAAAGCATATGCTGGATAATCTCTGATAGTTTCCACTGTAGGTCGTCCACCACTGAGCCGAGGACTCCAGCCGTATCATGCAGTCCATCATGGAGTCTATATCCCACGAATCACAACTGTTAGGTATATGTTCCAATCCGGATGCTTTGAACTCACAAATCGACAGCTTAACAGCGGCCTCAACACGTAGTGCTGAATCGACGAATTCCATACCTTTTTCCAAGCATATTGGCAAAAAGGACTTCAAAGCTTCAGTGACGCAATGCGATTTGAGGAACGGGAACTTATCCTCCAAGTACTCCTTAGCTAATACCTTGTCAGTGGTGTTTATCGCACTGAACCGTTGTTGGAGCTGGCTGGAGATATCTAGACTGTAACTCTCGCCTAAGGGCAGGCCAATCACTAAAAACCATAGCATGGAGCAGATCGTCATCGATATATCATAAGCACTGAATATGTGAACACTCTTGAGCATTCTTTAGGTCTTTATGAGTTTTGAATATATTTAGACTTGTATGTTTCATAAGTGTGACATGTCGCCAGACAAACACGCTACGCAACTAACATTATGAGCTAGCTCACGAATAGGCGAGCTGCTATATAGTTTTCTTAGACTGCTTTTGCGCTGTAACCTTCTCGGattctcgaagaactgaGTTTAGTTCAGTATCTGCCGTGAATTTATCCCAAACAGATGCTGGGACGTCAGAGAGTAAGTCATTGCTTAAACCATGCACCAAGATTTTCCTTATGACATCTAGCTCCAAATTTTCTGTCTGAGCCAGCTCCGCTTTAAGGACTGTAACCAGTATCAGTTTCGTTTTCATTTGCGAAATCAGTTGCAGCTTGGCCTTTAGAGGCAGGCTAAAGTAGAAAGGAAGCATGCAGCTTGTGAAAAGATCCACTTTGAACAAGTCACAGCCCTCAATTGAGGAAGGGATATTCTTGAGTTGCTTTTTTTCGAGTTTGGAAAGAAtcgtcttgaagaaatcacTGGAAATTGCAATAATGTCCTTCTTCATGATGGTCGCCATCATCACATAGTTTTTTAAGTCTGCAAAGGAAAGCAGAAAAGCCTTTGAATATTTGTCGGGTAGTTTGTCGCCGTAAAATGCTGACGCCATTCGGTAAAGAGAACAGAGATTGGCGGATCTCATTGATGGGCCGTTCTTTATATGAGTAATCTTGTGTATGAACGGAATTAGGTTGACATCCAGTATCTCTTTCGCGTTCTCACAGTTTTTTATCATAGTAAGTAGACTTGTCACCTCAGACATATGCCTGCAAAGGGGTATCAAATAAGTGAAAGTCAACGGGTTGCGAGCCCGCTCAACGGCTGGTCGAAAATCAGAAACTAATGCAAAGGCCCTCAAATAACCCTTGGGAGTTTTATCTAGGTTCAGCTGATCATTGATGGCTTTGAGATAATTGACTATCGTTGATTCAGCTGGAAGGAACTTCCTAGCAATCAGGCCGCTTATGATCCTTTTACTTTCGTTCAGGTTCCCGATTTTGATGTAATATTCTAAAATTTCTTCACATACCAGAGGCTGAAAGTGTGTTGTGCAATTTTGTACATGAAATCTCTTATTTATGGCATCAAGCAGGCCATCAAAAGAGGTCACTAGTTTCTCAGTAATTGGTAACTTGTTCCTCTCGAGAGAGACGAGAAGATGGAGTACGAGCTCCTCGATGACTTTAAGTTGATCAATATCCGTGGCCAAGTGCAGCTTTATTGATTCAATAATCGTCAAAATTTTGTCGGTGGAATTGACGTGATGCTGAAGCAAGTACAAATAGATATCTTCGCTGAAGACCCCCAAGTCTCTATCGCTGATAAATTGTTCAACTATAGCATTCAGGGTGGCCGGATTGATTTGCTGGCTTTTCTCAACTGCAAAGAGCTCCTTTAAAGTGGATATCAAAGGATGCTTCATCCTACTTAACTTGCTGGGTTTCAGCAGTAAGCCCGTCATTTGCTGATTTAGGACTCTGTAATCCAGCTCAGAGGAAGAGCCCGCAAAGGCTGAGAAATCTTCTAGCCAGTTTGCAACTCCGCGCACACATTTAAATCTCAACGAGCTCATTTCCAGGTGATACGAGCCGGCCGGTTTTTCATTCAGTAAGGAAGGCATGATCTGTTTTCCATCCAGCAATGCTGGCAAAGTTTCTGTAGAACACGCAATTATCTCTTCTGTAGTGCTAGGGGTGTAAAACGGGTGAACAATATGCGATGGGGACGGTACTGATAAAGGAAGGCCTTGTTTTGGGCCAATTCTGTGTTTGAGTGGATTTCGCGGTACACCACGTACATTGCAAGTAGAATAGATCCTGCACGGCTTCATTTCGGCCGTTCAGTTGGGATGGTTTCTTTGACAATTGGTGATGAAAGATCCAGATGTTACCGAACTTGACGCTTCTAGCGTTGGTACATGTAAAGGCTCCGTCAAAAGCGACAACGCATCGCTTAGTTATGAGAGACCAGGTTCGAGCACTGAGGATTCATGGACCGTAATTGAGCCTGTCTTTATCGGTGCAATCTGTGCTGTGGCATATGTTTCCACTGATGAAGCCCTCTCTTTTGCTTGCAGAGTTTCGTAGTTTTTTATGGACACGGAACGTCTCAGAGTCCACAGCAACGAACAGCAAATGGCCAAGCTGATCGTGGCAGCCAACATGAGCCATCCTGGCCAGTTCAAATGCGAAATGAAAATGAGAATATCGACCAGAAAGCACAGCAAACTGAACAAAACGGTCGGCAGCGAGAAAAGCGCCACAACCAACAGATATCCAGAGGAGGATCGTAGTGAGGGGGATAATAGCAGCAATATCATAACCCACAATATCGACGTGAACGCCAACGATAGTGGGTGAACCACTAGCAATTTTGTCACTGGGTATTTCACCATGGATGGGAGAAAGGTTTTCCGTCCCGACATATCAACGCTCAAGTCTGTGTATCCGATTCCCGCAGGTGTGCATACCGTTCCATTGAGATCTACATTAGTGTTGCACCAGCCAAACACGCCATACGCGGAATCAAGAAAGTTCGATAGCGCCAAGCTCTTAGTGATCGGCACAGAGATCACCGgcagcaattggaaaacCAATGATACCGTAGTCAACACTACCACAGTGATGATCACCCGCATCTTCACATTGTACCGCTGTGTTATCCTCActatcttgatcaaaccAGGCTGATGAGCCTTAGTTAAGGTACTAAAGTCTAAAGTCTCTAGTTTGCTCGTACATGATGACTGAAAAATTAGAGCTAAAGcgcgatgagatgagatgagatgaaaGCACTCAGAGCAAGCGGTTCAAGATCTGGGTGATCTAGTCGAGCAATTGTTCCCTTATCCATTATGCAGACTTCTGCGGACTCAGTTTTGCCCAAAAATCAAAAGAGAGGACGGAAGGTGCATCCATTCCAGAGATCTCAGAGCAAAGTAGTGCAGTTTGTGGAAAACAAGcaagatgacgaagatgagcttgaaaatcAGACATTGAGTAGAAAtgagctcaagaaaaagGCCAACGATCTACTTCGGGTCAGGCAGACCTTTCCTGTGTACCAGAACAAGGAGGAGATCATGAAATACATTCGGAAGAATCAAGTTGCGATCCTTATCGGTGAGACAGGTTCCGGTAAATCGACTCAGATTCCGCAATTTGTGCTTGACGATCTTTACGCGGGTCGATTCAAGGGTGCCATAGCGGTCACCCAGCCGAGACGAGTCGCTGCGATAAATTTGGCCACACGAGTAGCTCAAGAGTATGGCTGCAACGTAGGAGAGCAGGTCGGTTATTCTGTGAGATTTGACAACGCTACGAGCTCGAAAACTCGTCTCAAGTATCTGACTGATGGTATGCTCTTGAGGGAGTCGATGATGCACCGTGATCTGAAGGAGTACAGTGTGGTAGTTATCGATGAAGCACACGAGAGAACAGTTCTAACGGATTTGATCCTTGGGTTCCTGAAGTCTTTGATAGATGGTCCTAGAcctgatttgaagataaTCGTCATGTCAGCAACACTGCAGGCAGAGAGATTCAGCTCATTTTTCCACAACGCACCCATCCTCTTCGTTGAAGGACGTAAGTTCAGCGTTGATCAGTACTATTTAGGACAGCCATGTGAGGACGTAGTCGATAGCATGGTGCGTTGTTGCTGCCAGATCAACCAAGGCGAGCAGATGGGAGATATCCTGTGCTTTCTGCCCGGTcaggaagagatcgatAAGGCCGTGGCCATCATGAATAAGATTTCACCGTGTATTAGTGAGACCACTGCTGTTCCGCTAATGGTAGCGCTGCCGCTTTATGCAGCGCTACCGCCAGCGCAGCAGGCGCTGGTCTTCAGGCCTGTGAAGGGTTTCAAGAGGAAAGTCGTTTTCAGTACCAACATCGCAGAAACATCAGTGACTATCAGCGGGGTCAAGTTCGTGATAGACTCCGGTCTCCGCAAAGTGAAGGTGTGGCGGCACCAGCTTGGGCTAGCCACCCTGCTCACCGTCCCGATCTCGAGGGCAAGTGCGATGCAAAGAACAGGTCGAGCGGGCAGAGAAAGCGAGGGAAAGTGTTTCCGACTGTACCGTGAAGCCGACTACAACCAACTGCCCTTGCAAACAGAGCCTGAGATTGCTCGAAGCGACGTCACATCACCTGTTCTGATGTTGAAGCGGTACGACATCGACGACGTCGTCAACTGGACATGGTTCGAAAACCCGGGCAAGGACGCTCTTGTGCTGGCGCTCCAACAGCTCTACGAATTACAGGCGCTGGACGAGGCGGGCAAGATCACCTCCCGAGGCAAGCAAATGGCGCTACTACCGCTGCCCCCTCAGATGAGCAGCGTGCTAATCCACGCCCATGAGATCAAGTGTCTGTCGCCTGCGATCGACATCGTCGCCTGTCTCAGCGTCGACAACTTCCTACTCAACCCTCCTCCAGAGCTACGAGACGAAGTGAATGAGCGGAGACTCGCACTATGCAGCGCCGGCAAGAGACACGGCGACCTcataatgatgaaagagcttttcgATTTCGCCTCCCAGATCCACACTCCGCAAGAGCGCGTAGAATGGTGCAAACAGCTGTGCGTATCGCACCGCGccttcaagaacatcgCTAAAATAAAGGAACAACTTAGAACATACTGCAAACATCTATTTAACGACGATGTGACACAACAAGAGGAGAACGAACTAGCCCTAGACACAAACACGAACATCGCCCGGATCGTCAAATGTTTCCTAACCGgttttgccaagaacacCGCCATTAGAATGCCAGACAGATCCTATCGAACAGTGCTAACCGGCGAACCCATCAGCATACACCCATCGTCTCTTCTGTTCCTCAACTCTCACTGTCCCGCCATAATGTACACAGAGTACCTATTCACCACTAAGGGATACGCGCGCAACGTGACGCGTCTCGAGCTCGCCTGGCTGCAGGAGATTGCCGGTCTCGGCGCCGTTGCCAAGCAGACCGTCGCGTCACACGAGCAAAGTGTCTAAAAATGGCCCAAAATACAAAGTGGGACAAGTGGCCTTATGATATCATCGGGGTTTTCTGCATTATAGGCCCCACTTGTCCGAGAGGCAGTTTCCCAAACGGGCGATGGAGGCCCCGCGGCACAGAGAACTCCGCAGGGTCCCCCGGCCGCCCGGTGTAATGCCAAGCGTTTTGCGTCATGACGCCGCTCGAACCTTTTTGCCTTAGACGCAAATGCAGCCGCTCGTCTAATTGAGTCCGGTGTTTGGTCAACGAGAGCTTCTCACCGGGTAGTCTATGCCAACAAGGTAGACCAGCATAATGGTTTCCAGGACAGGGACCTGCCGTATTGCCGGGCaatgaaaagttttcatGGTGACAGCAGGGAGCAATGGTTATTTCTCAGCAACGTCGGGTATATATATGTGAAGATGTGGATGTGAGAGATCGAGATATGAGATCTTCccagttctttgagcagTAGTCAAGATCTGCAATTTTCAGGACATGGGGTTAAGATTAAGCAAAAAATTCTCGCCAAAAGGCGGGTTTATGAGTAGAACGGCTCATTTCGGTCTGACGGGTAAGAAGTTGCGTTATGTCATCACCACGACGGCGATGACTGGTTTTTCGCTTTTTGGCTACGATCAAGGTCTGATGGCTAGTCTGATCACAGGTGACCAGTTCAATTACGAGTTTCCAGCAACTAAGAACAATGGAGAGGGCGACACACATACCAGTACAGTTCAGGGTGCTGTTACTTCGTGTTACGAGTTGGGTTGTTTTTTTGGATCTCTGTTTGTTATGTTTTGTGGTGAAAGGCTCGGGAGGAAGCCTTTGATTGTGTTGGGTTCTTTGATCACTATCGTTGGGGCTGCCATTTCTACATGTGCGTTTCGTGAGCACTGGGCGTTGGGCCAGTTTGTGATCGGTAGAGTTATTACCGGCGTTGGTACTGGTCTCAACACCTCGACGATCCCCGTCTGGCAGTCCGAGATGTCCGATCCAAGCATTAGAGGTCTGTTGGTTAACCTGGAGGGCTCCACGATCGCTCTTGGTACCATGCTTGCGTACTGGATCAATTTTGGGTTCTCTTACATCGACAGCTCTGTGCAGTGGAGATTCCCGGTGTCGTTGCAAATTCTCTTTGCATTAGTTCTTTTGGCGCTCATCGTCAATCTGCCAGAATCGCCACGTTGGCTGATTGCTCAAAGCAGAACCGAAGAGGCTCGTTACTTACTCGGACAACTCGATGAGGTTGATCCAAACGATGATCAGGTCATCGCCGAAGTCGCTATGATCCACGATACCGTCATGAGGTCAAAGAGTGAGAAGAACTCGATGTCTAACCTGTTCGCTCGTGGCAAGTCTCAAAACAGGCAAAGAGCTCTTGTTGCCGCCTCTACtcagtttttccagcagTTCACCGGTTGCAACGCTGCTATCTACTATTCCACCGTgcttttcgaaaagacaATACTTCTGAGTCCCAGACTCTCCATGATTCTCGGTGGTGTTTTCTCTACTGTCTATGCGTTGTCCACAATTCCATCGTTCTTTCTAATTGAACGTTTCGGTAGACGTAACTTGTTCCTAATGGGAGCAGCTGGTCAAGCCGTTTCCTTTACCATCACCTTTGCCTGTTTGATCCACAGCACCAAGGAAAACGCTAAAGGTGCCGCTGTCGGTTTGTTCCTgttcatcgtcttctttgGTAGTTCTATTCTGTCCTTGCCATGGATTTATCCGCCTGAAATCGCCTCTATGAAGGTCCGTGCTTCAACTAACGCGTTCTCCACATGCACCAACTGGATATGTAACTTCGCCGTGGTCATGTTCACGCCTATCTTCATCCACAGGTCCGGTTGGGGTTGCTACCTATTCTTTGCGGTTATGAACTACTTATACATCCCGGtaatcttcttcttctaCCCAGAAACTGCCGGTAGAagcttggaagagatcgacATCATTTATGCCAAGTCCCACGAAGAAGGTACTCAGGCCTGGAGAGTCGCTGCTAACTTACCCAAGTTGTCGTTgcaagaaatcgaagatcACGCAAACGCACTCGGTTTGTACGAAGATGAcctggagaaggaagagtTTATCGAAGATAAGGCAGACGACAATCGTGGAGCTCACGGCTATGCCCTGTTCGCCAGAAACACACAAAACAACGCCGAAgactcttcttctgcatctGAGAAAGACCCTCGTACCGCCTCTCAAGGTGATATCTGAATCAATTACTATAAATTGCACAGCTTTAATATAATCAtagtttttcaactttAATAGTCATAGGTATGCAGATACCATAGTAATCAGCGTTCTCAAAAATTACAAGTTTAAGATCTTTCATTCAAACCAGACTTAACTATAACGATCAAAGATCTCTCATATCACATCTGCTCCACATCATGAAGGTTAGTTCAGCGTTGCTGCAGCAAGGATCAAAAATGATCGACAAGTATGCTTTGTATGTGCCCAAGTCTGGTGTCTTCCCAAAGGGCTTCAAGGTCGCCTCTGCTGCCACTGGCGTCAAGAAAAACGGCAATCTTGATCTGGGGATTATCGTGAATACCAACAAGTCACATCAGTcgtctgctgctgctgtttttACTACAAACAAATTCAAGGCAGCTCCGGTTTTGGTCTCAAGAACAGTGCTTGAGGAAACGTCTGGAAAGAACGTGAACGCAATTGTTGTCAATTCTGGTTGTGCAAACTCTGTCACTGGTGATGTGGGTATGGCCGATGCAAAGGAAATGGTCGGCCTAGTTAATAGTAAACTCCAACTGGAAAACTCTACTTTGGTGATGTCGACCGGTGTGATCGGTCAAAGATTACAGATGGACAAGATCTCGCAAGGTATCGACAAGATTTTCAATGAGAACAGATTTGGTTCTGACTTCTCCTCGTGGCTGGACATTGCCAAATCAATCTGCACCACTGACACATTCCCAAAgatgatttcttctgagTTCGCTTTGCCCAATGGCGCTAGATACACTTTAACAGGTATGGCCAAGGGTGCCGGTATGATTTGTCCTAACATGGCTACTCTTCTGGGTTTTATTGTGACTGATCTGCCCATTGAAAGCCATGCGTTGCAAAAAATGCTGCGCTTCTCAACCGAGCGCTCTTTCAACTGTATCTCAGTTGATGGAGATATGAGTACAAATGATACGATCTGCATGATTGCTAACGGTGCTGTTGATACTCCCGAGATTACCGAATCCAGCCCTTATTACGAGCAGGTTAAAGAGCAGGTTACAGAATTCGGTAAAAGATTGGCTCATTTAGTTGTTCGTGATGGTGAAGGAGCCACCAAGTTCGTCACCGTTAATGTCAAAAATTCCCTTACCTTTGCGGATGCTAAGATTATTGCTGAATCTATTTCGAACTCTTCGCTTGTCAAGACTGCGCTCTACGGTAAGGACGCCAACTGGGGAAGAATTCTATGTGCAATCGGTTATGCCAAGTTGGAAAATTTGAGCTCTCTGGATgtggagaagatcaacgTCAGTTTCATTGCAACAGACAATTCCGAACCACGGGAACTCAAGCTTGTGGTCAATGGTGTGCCCCAGTTGGAGATCGACGAAGAGAGAGCTTCCGAGATTCTGGCACTGACCGATCTGGAAGTTCTAGTCGATCTTGGAACcggcaaagaagaagctcagtTCTGGACATGCGATTTGTCTCATGAGTATGTCACAATCAATGGTGATTACAGATCATGAGGgacagaagaagaatgagaTAGACAATGATATTTAATtattctttttttttcttgcttctcgataagaagaaaataataTATTACACTATAAGCTTTACTGTAATCTAAACATGACTTGGTGGTGGAAGTTCAACTTGTTCGTTCAAGTAAGTGACAAGATTTTGGGGATCTAATAAGGCAGCTTTGAAGTATTGGCGTTTGGGGATAATGGCAAGTAAGTCAATGATCTCGTTGGGCACTGCGGGCCCtctcttcattttcttaTGAGACTGACCGTTTGCTTGGCTTCCCCGACTTCTCTTCAATGAGGAGCTCAACATATCGTCTGTTTCCGAGTACTTATCATCGTTCATATAGGTCAACTCTAACTGCTTAATCAAGTTCTCATCTTGGACCCTATAGCGATCGGCAAAAACCTCGATCAGGTTTTCATGAGGAAATCTCTCgaagaatctcttttcTAGAGAATAGACATTGTTTAAAGTACCGAACTTGGATTCGTAGCTTATCATTTTCTTGTATATCGACCTCAAACCTTCAAGATCCTTTAACTTCTCGACAGATGTCTCGAAAAGAGTTTTGATTTGGGAGTCCTTGTTGATTACAATCAAAAAATCCATATACTTGTTAATGTAGGCGGCGTCTTCCTGAAAATATTTTAGACCGAGTTCTAACACCTTGCAGGCAGTCTTATAGTCATTTTGGTTCTGAAATTCCAGATATGCATTCTCAATGTAAATGTCGTGGGTTAGATTGTTCTTCAGTTTACGACATTTACCAAAAACTGATCGAGCAGCTGATAGCCCCGATAGTCGCTTCATTGTGTTCATATATATACAGTTGACGAATGTCatctttttcttctgcttgtaAATCCTGAATTCATTCTCACTAGCCAACATCAAATGATATTCACGCAGTAAACTTTGTGTACAATCCTCGAAACATTTCTGAACCAAATCGTATTTGTTATCCAGCTCGTAGCATTCGGCAAGCTTGAAAGTGAGAGATGGGGAAGTTGGGTTCGCACGTACAGCAGTGCTTAGAATTTGGCAGCGTTCTGTGGCATCGGATATGAACATAGCGTAATCATACCACATTTCAGCCGCAAAGAGCATATGCTGTATGCCTTGCTTGTACACATATAAAATTCTAGACTGCAACATTTCGTTTTCCAGCCCCAATTTGTTCTCTTTCTCCCATTCGATCCATCTGAGCCAAATTCTGAGCTGATTTGGGTCTAGCTCCTCATCAATCGACGGAATCGTATTCTTATTAGCGGTCGACAGGCTCGATGGAGGAGACCGCCTCAAGCCTCTTGTCAGTTGAGACCATTCTTGATACAAAGACCGAGCCTTCATATAATCTGGCGACAGCTCGCCAATGAATTTTCTAGCCGTCAATGAATTGACTTCCTGTTCCCATTGTGTGTATCTGTTCCAATTTTTCTCGATGCTTTCGAAAGGCACACACAACATCCTCTTGTAAAGCCGTCTTATCATGTCGATACGTTGTTGGTCTTCCCACTTGTTGACAGGCTTCCATTGCTCCAAAAACCCCAGATACTCGCTCCAGAAGGACGAAGAACGTGGTTCAAACACTGCGCATTTTTCCATCACTAATTGAAACGCCTTCATCACAACCGCACGGGCCTCCTGGCCACCAGTAATCAAATTATTCGTTCGACGGACATAATCCAGATACGTTGACCACAATTGTAAATCGTTGTTCGCTTTCTCGCCAGAGAGACATTCGGCCAGCAGCCTCTCAACCACCTTAAACTCATCTCGTTGTAATTCGCCCTTCAACTGCAGCGTCCATAGGGGTGAATAGAATGGGAATTTATTATGTAG is part of the Torulaspora globosa chromosome 7, complete sequence genome and harbors:
- the RNA14 gene encoding cleavage polyadenylation factor subunit RNA14 (ancestral locus Anc_2.627), translating into MSGGATPTLSVDASNKSLTPPTAAVQRDPSDIEGRIRDKIERNPVDILAYLELVQYYESRDAFEDSRKIYTELHNKFPFYSPLWTLQLKGELQRDEFKVVERLLAECLSGEKANNDLQLWSTYLDYVRRTNNLITGGQEARAVVMKAFQLVMEKCAVFEPRSSSFWSEYLGFLEQWKPVNKWEDQQRIDMIRRLYKRMLCVPFESIEKNWNRYTQWEQEVNSLTARKFIGELSPDYMKARSLYQEWSQLTRGLRRSPPSSLSTANKNTIPSIDEELDPNQLRIWLRWIEWEKENKLGLENEMLQSRILYVYKQGIQHMLFAAEMWYDYAMFISDATERCQILSTAVRANPTSPSLTFKLAECYELDNKYDLVQKCFEDCTQSLLREYHLMLASENEFRIYKQKKKMTFVNCIYMNTMKRLSGLSAARSVFGKCRKLKNNLTHDIYIENAYLEFQNQNDYKTACKVLELGLKYFQEDAAYINKYMDFLIVINKDSQIKTLFETSVEKLKDLEGLRSIYKKMISYESKFGTLNNVYSLEKRFFERFPHENLIEVFADRYRVQDENLIKQLELTYMNDDKYSETDDMLSSSLKRSRGSQANGQSHKKMKRGPAVPNEIIDLLAIIPKRQYFKAALLDPQNLVTYLNEQVELPPPSHV